Sequence from the Sphingobium indicum B90A genome:
GCGGCTGATCGACTATGCGATGAAGCTGGAGGGCTTTCCGCGCCACAGTTCCACCCATGCGGCGGGCGTGGTGATCGGGGACAGGCCGCTGTCGCAACTGGTGCCGCTCTATCGCGATCCCCGTTCGGACATGCCGGTGACTCAGTTCGACATGAAATATGTCGAGGGCGCGGGACTGGTGAAGTTCGACTTTCTTGGCCTCAAGACATTGTCGGTGTTGCAGAAGGCGGTGCAACTGCTGGCCGGACGGGGCGTGGAGATCGACCTCAATTCGCTCGGCTGGGACGATCCGGCGGTCTACGAACTGCTCCAGCGCGGCGACACGGTCGGCGTGTTCCAGTTGGAATCGGAAGGCATGCGCAAGACGCTGGCCGCCGTGCGCCCGACCAATTTCGGGGACATCATCGCGCTGGTATCGCTCTACCGGCCGGGTCCGATGGACAATATCCCGATGTTCGGTCGTCGCAAGAACGGGCAGGAAGAGATTGAATATCCTCACATATTGCTGAAACCGATCCTGGAAGAAACCTACGGCATCTTCGTCTATCAGGAACAGGTGATGCAGGCGGCCCAGATATTGGCGGGCTATTCGCTGGGCGACGCCGACCTTCTGCGGCGCGCCATGGGCAAGAAGATCAAGGCGGAGATGGACGCGCAGCGCGCCCGCTTCGTCGAAGGGTGCGCGAGAAGCGACATCGCGGCGGCCAAGGCGAACGAACTGTTCGACTTGATCGACAAGTTCGCCGGCTATGGCTTCAACAAGTCGCACGCCGCCGCCTATGCGCTGCTCGCCTATCAGACCGCCTGGCTGAAGGCGCATTATCCGGCGGAATTCTACGCCGCGTCCATGGCTTTCGACATCCACCTGACCGACAAGCTGACGGTGTTCGTGGACGATATGCGGCGCATGGGGCTGACCTGCCTGGCGCCGGACATCAACCGCAGCCTCGCGGACTTCTCGGTCGAAGCGGTCGATTGCGAAGGCGACGATCCGCGCCTGGGCTTTGCCGTGCGCTATGCGCTGGGCGGGCTGAAAGGCGTGGGCGAGAAGGCGATGGAACAGCTTGTGGCCGAGCGGGAGGCTGGCGGGTCGTTCAAGTCGCTGGACGATTTCGCCGACCGGATCGAACCGCGCCTGCTCAACCGGCGGCAGTTGGAAAGCCTGGCGGCGGCAGGCGCCTTTGACGGCGTGCATCCCGACCGGGCCGGAGTCCATGCAGCCGCGGAAACGATCCTCAGCGTAGCTTCCAGCGCCGCGGAGGCGCGGGAAAGCGGGCAGGGCGGCCTGTTCGGCGATGTCGAAACGCCGCATGCCGATGTGCGCGTCCCACCACACCAGACCTGGTCGACGGCGGACCGCATGGCGCAGGAAAAGGAGGCTTTCGGCTTCTATTTCTCCGCCCATCCGGTGGACCGCTACCGGCATCTGGCGGAGGCGCGGGGCGCAAAGAGCTATGGCGCGATATGCGCGGAACCCGTGGCGGAAGGCGGCCGGGCCAATGGCGTGATGGCCGCCATGGTCGAGGATGTGCGCTGGCGCGAAACCAGGCGGGGGGCGCGCTATGCCGCCGCCACATTCTCCGACAGCAGCGGTCAGTTTCAGGCGAGCTGCTTCGATGAGGATGCCTGCAAGGCTATCGAGGATATGGCGCGGGAGGGCGATTGCGCGCTGCTGATGGTGGAACTGGACCGGCTGCCGGGCGAGGAAACGCCGCGGGTGACGATTCGGGGGATCGAGCCTTTCCGCCAACTCGCCAACAATTCCCGCATGGAACTGGTGGTCGATGTGAGCGATGCAGCCGCAATCGGAGCGCTGGCGCAGATTCTGGCGAGCGCCAGGGGAGGGCGGAGCGAAGTCTTCCTGCGGGCGCCCGTGGGCGGCGGCAAAGCCGCGCGCTTGTTCCTGGGCGACGATTATCTGATCGGCGCGGATCAGGTCGACAGCATCGCGACGATAACGGGCCTGCGCATCGGGTCGTTCGAGCGGATGGAAGCCAAAGCGGACGGCTATCGCGCCCGCAACCGGCGTTCCGGCTTGCGGCTGGTGGCGGGCTAAGCGCTCCTCCGGTCGGGGAGCCTGCCATGCCATCCCCCTTGTTCCTGCGAAGGCAGGAACCCAGTTCCACCGCAGGATTTGAAGCAACAGGATGTGCCTAGAACAAGCTCATCTGGTCACCCTCCGGCCTTCGGAACAGATCGGTGCGCAACGTCACTCGTCCGCCGGTGAATCCAGCCCGTTTCCGTGCCTTCTGGAAGCGGGTGCGGATCAGGTCGGCCCACACTCCCTGTCCCCGCATCCGGCTGCCGAAGTCGGGGTCGTTGTCGCGACCGCCCCTTATGTCGCGAATGATCGCCATCACCTTGGTCGCGCGGTCGGGATAATGTTCCTCCAGCCAGGCGCGGAACAGCGGAGCGACTTCATGCGGCAGGCGGACGGGAATATAGCTGGCGTCCAGCGCGCCGGCCGACGCGACGCAGGCGACAATATCCTCTATTTCGTGATCGGTGATGGCGGGGATGATCGGCGATATGCTGGCGACCACGGGTATGCCCGCCTGCGCCAATGCCCGGATCGCCTCCACGCGGCGGAGCGGATGCGGCGCTCGCGGTTCCAGCGTCCGGGCCGTGGCGGGATTCAGCGACGTCACCGAAATCATCACCGCGACCAGCCTTTCCCCCGCCATCAGGGTCAGCAGATCAATGTCCCGCATTATGCGATGGGACTTGGTCGTGATATAGACCGGATGCCGGCATTCCCATAATATTTCAAGGCATTGCCGCGTGATTTTCCAATCCCGTTCGATCGGTTGATAGGGATCGGTGTTGGTGCCCATCGCGATCGGACTTACCGGATGGGCTTTTCTGGAAAGCTCCTTGCGGAGCAGCGCTGCCGCATCGGGTTTGGCGAACAGCCGGGTTTCGAAATCGAGACCCGGCGACAGGTCGTGATAGGCGTGGGTGGGACGCGCGAAGCAATAGATGCAGCCATGTTCGCATCCCCGATAGGCATTGATCGACTGGCTGAAGGCGATGTCGGGGGAATTGTTGCGGCTGATGATGGTGCGGGGGCGTTCGACGGTCACCTCCGTGCGCCGTCTCGGCGGTGCTCCGTCTATGTTGGCCAAATTATCCAGCCAATCGCCGTCGGCCGTCCGCTCAGGCAGGTTGAAGCGTCGGCTGTCGCCGTTGACCGTAGCGCCTCTGCCTTTCTCCGCCGTCATCCCACGACTAGAACATAGAGAGAACATATTGACAAGACCCTATCCGCCGGTTCATCTGAAACCTGTCGAAAAAGGGGGTATCATGCGGAAGATCATCGTCGCGGCGAGCTTGTGGATGGCGGCGCTGGCCACGCCTGGCCTGGCCGCCGATAGGGAGGCCTGCGGCGCCGGGTTGGTATGCGCGAGCGATCCGCAGACGGTGGTGAAGGCGCTCCAGGCCGCCGGATACAAGGCGCTGTTGAGCAAGAGCAAGCAAACCGGCAATCCGAAGATCGAAAGCGCCGCGAGCGGCTATGATTATTCGATCTTCTTCTACGAATGCGAACAGACGCTCCATTGCGGCTCGCTGCAATTTCAGGTGAGCTTCGAGGATGACGGCGGCAATACGCCTGAACTGGCCAATAAATGGAACAAGGACAAGAGGTTCGCGCAGATGTCCGTCTGGGACGACGGATCGCTGGCGGTCGCCTATGACGTGACGACGGTGGGCGGGCTCAACCAGAAGAATTTTGCGGATGTGATCGACTGGTGGACGGTCATGCTGGGTGAGGCGAGCAAATTCTTCAAGGAAAATCCCGCGCCGGCCAAATAAGGCCGCAAGGCGTGGCGATGTTTCAGCGCTCGGTCAGGCGCGGCATGAGTTCCACGAAATTGCAGGGCCGGAAGCGATTGTCGAGTTGGCTGACAAGGATGCCGTCCCAAGCGTCCTTCACCGCGCCGGTCGATCCGGGCAGCGCGAAGATATAGGTGCCCCGCGCCACGCAGGCGGTCGCCCGCGACTGGATGGTGGACGTGCCGATGCCTTGATAGCTGAGCCAGCGGAACAGTTCCCCGAAGCCCGGAATCTCCTTGTCCTGCACCTGCGCCAGCGCTTCGGGCGTGACGTCGCGCCCCGTGACGCCCGTTCCGCCCGTGGTGATGATGCAATCGACCTGCGGATCGTCGATCCAGGCATGCAGGCGCGCAACGATGGCCGATCGTTCGTCCCGCTCGATATGCCGGTCGGCCAGAACATGGCCGGCGGCGGCAATGCGATCCGCCAGAATGTCGCCCGAACGGTCGTCGGCGGCCGTGCGGCTGTCCGACACCGTCAGCAATGCGATCCGGACCGGCAGGAAGGGCCGGCTTTCGTCGATCGGCATCAGTCGGAACCGCCCGCGATGCTGGCGGCGATGCTGGCGCTGGCGATCGGTTTCCTGGGCGTCAGGCGCACCAGGCGCGTGCCCTTCGCTCCGGGGAAGGTCGGCCAGAGTCCCTGCGCCATTCCAGCCAGCGATTCCGCGCTGCCCTTTGCCTGGATCTGGTACATCCAATAATTGCGCATCACGATGTTCACATAGGCGCGCGTCTCGTAATAGGGCAGGGATTCGATGAACAGCAGCGGATCGCCATTGTCCTTCACTTCGCTGTTCCAGCGCTCGACCGGCATCGGCCCGGCATTATAGGCGGCCATCACCTTGGGCAGCAGCCCTCCAGTCGCGCCCATGTCGCGCAGATTTTCCAGATAGCGCTGGCCATATTCCATATTGGTGGACGGCACGAACAATTGGTCGGAGGCCGAAAGTCCCATCAGGTTGCCCGTACTGGGCAGCACCTGCATCAACCCCCTGGCGCCCGCGCTGCTCACGACATCCCGGCGGAAACCCGATTCCTGGAGCGCATGGGCATAGATCAACGCGGGGTCGACCCGCCATCCGCCGTCCGGCCGCCAATCGGGAGCGGGGAAGCGAGCGAAACTGCCCGGCTGCTTGCCCACGGGACCATTATGGGCGAGCCAGAGCTGCGTTTCCGGCAGGCTGAGCGCACCCGCCAGCCGGATCAGCGCATCATATTGCCCGGTCCCGCCGATCTTCGCCTGATAGCGGAGAATCTGGTCGGCCCGCGCCGTTTCGCCGATGGCGGACAGGGCTATCGCCGCCCGCACATTCGGACTGTCCTTGAGCTGCTGCCATTCCGCGGCGCCGAAGCGCGGCGCGGAGGGCGCGCCGCCCAGCGGCACGGCCAGCGTTTCGCGCGCCAGCAGGCCATAGAAGCTCTCTTCCGAGCGAGCGGCGGTCTTCAGCAGATTTTCGACCCGTTCCGGCTCTCCGCACACCATATAGGCGCGCGCCGACCAATAGGCGCCGGCGGCCCGCATGTCGCTGTTGCCCGCCAGCGCCGCGACATTGGCGAAAGCGGGGGCGGCGGCGCGGCAGTCATTCTGGCGCCAGGCCGCAAGGCCGGTCGTCCAATAGGCCTGCACCGCCCAATCGCCGCCGCTCCGGCCTTCAAGCGCCTTAGCCGCCATGCGCCGGGCATTGGCGTCGTCGCTCTCGATATAATAGGCCCAGGCGACGCGTTGCCGCACTTCGGTGAGGCCTTCCGGCGTCAGCCCGGCCTCGCCCGTGGCGAGCAAGGCTTCGGCGCCGGCCGGATCGTCATTCTTGATGAACGGCTGGATTTGGCCGACCAGCGCCTGGGCCAGCGCATCGGTCTTCACCGCCGCGACATATTCGCGGCGGGGCGCGCCGCCCAGCCAGACCATCTTCTGCACCTGCGGCAGGACCGGCAGGATCGTGGCGCCGCGCTTCTGCGCCAGCCGGGAAAGCTGATCCGCCTTGTCCAGCCACGGCGCCTTGTCGATGAGGTCGAGCAGATCGAACAGCTCTACCCGGGGCGAATTCCTGGCGAGGTAAAGTTCGGCCAGGGCGACCGGGCGGAAAGCGTCCTGCGCGTCCAGCGCGCCGATCATCGCCTTCGCGTCCATCCATTTCTGATCGCGCAAAGCCGCGTATATGGCGCCGTACCGCCCCTTGTCGGCGTCATTCAACCGGAGAGGCGATGAGGACAGGTCACTGGAAATCGCGGAAACCGGAACCGCCGTGTCGGCGTTCGCCGGAGAAGCGGCGATCGCGGCGAAAGCCATCGCCGCCGCGCAGGACGAAAGGGTGGTTGCGCGAATCACTTAGCCATTTCCTCGATCAGACCTTGCAGCACATGCCAACATTCCGCCTTTGCCGCGGGCTGGCCAAGCAGCAAACGCGGGTGAAATGTGGCGAAGACGGGTAAGGTGCCGCCGTCATGGTTAAAAACCCGTGAACCTGAATCCGCGGCGGGCAACAGGGCGCGGATCGTCCGGTCGCCCAACAACAGCAATCTTCGCGGGGCGGCAAGCATCACATATGTGCGCATGCGCGCCG
This genomic interval carries:
- the dnaE gene encoding DNA polymerase III subunit alpha, encoding MPHAGFVPLRVFSSFTMLEGAIDPKKIAKQAKALGFPAAAITDRNGLYGSMAFSDACKGEGVQPIIGAMVGVSRPDRPANAAPVHDWIALYAQDAAGYDNLCALVSMAHLDRPVEEVPHISLDMLEGRTDGLIALTAGGEGALARLFAEDQPAAALAYAKRLEALFPGRLYIEICRRFDPIEGKAEPELLDLAYARDLPLVATNPTCFAEPHFHEAHDVMLCIADSAYVETPDRRTSSPDAWMKPAAEMKRLFDDLPEALANTLVVAQRCAVAAPKRKPILPSLAGDIEGEAKMLREQATAGLEARLAKAGIVDEEARKPYFERLKFETDIIIQMGFPGYFLIVADFIKWAKDHDIPVGPGRGSGAGSVVAWALTITDLDPLQLGLLFERFLNPERVSMPDFDIDFCETRRGEVIRYVQQKYGADHVAQIITFGKLKARAVLKDTGRVLQMSYGQVDRLAKLVPNHPTDPWTLERSLNGVAEFRAEYDNDAQVKRLIDYAMKLEGFPRHSSTHAAGVVIGDRPLSQLVPLYRDPRSDMPVTQFDMKYVEGAGLVKFDFLGLKTLSVLQKAVQLLAGRGVEIDLNSLGWDDPAVYELLQRGDTVGVFQLESEGMRKTLAAVRPTNFGDIIALVSLYRPGPMDNIPMFGRRKNGQEEIEYPHILLKPILEETYGIFVYQEQVMQAAQILAGYSLGDADLLRRAMGKKIKAEMDAQRARFVEGCARSDIAAAKANELFDLIDKFAGYGFNKSHAAAYALLAYQTAWLKAHYPAEFYAASMAFDIHLTDKLTVFVDDMRRMGLTCLAPDINRSLADFSVEAVDCEGDDPRLGFAVRYALGGLKGVGEKAMEQLVAEREAGGSFKSLDDFADRIEPRLLNRRQLESLAAAGAFDGVHPDRAGVHAAAETILSVASSAAEARESGQGGLFGDVETPHADVRVPPHQTWSTADRMAQEKEAFGFYFSAHPVDRYRHLAEARGAKSYGAICAEPVAEGGRANGVMAAMVEDVRWRETRRGARYAAATFSDSSGQFQASCFDEDACKAIEDMAREGDCALLMVELDRLPGEETPRVTIRGIEPFRQLANNSRMELVVDVSDAAAIGALAQILASARGGRSEVFLRAPVGGGKAARLFLGDDYLIGADQVDSIATITGLRIGSFERMEAKADGYRARNRRSGLRLVAG
- a CDS encoding PA0069 family radical SAM protein gives rise to the protein MTAEKGRGATVNGDSRRFNLPERTADGDWLDNLANIDGAPPRRRTEVTVERPRTIISRNNSPDIAFSQSINAYRGCEHGCIYCFARPTHAYHDLSPGLDFETRLFAKPDAAALLRKELSRKAHPVSPIAMGTNTDPYQPIERDWKITRQCLEILWECRHPVYITTKSHRIMRDIDLLTLMAGERLVAVMISVTSLNPATARTLEPRAPHPLRRVEAIRALAQAGIPVVASISPIIPAITDHEIEDIVACVASAGALDASYIPVRLPHEVAPLFRAWLEEHYPDRATKVMAIIRDIRGGRDNDPDFGSRMRGQGVWADLIRTRFQKARKRAGFTGGRVTLRTDLFRRPEGDQMSLF
- a CDS encoding YbjN domain-containing protein encodes the protein MRKIIVAASLWMAALATPGLAADREACGAGLVCASDPQTVVKALQAAGYKALLSKSKQTGNPKIESAASGYDYSIFFYECEQTLHCGSLQFQVSFEDDGGNTPELANKWNKDKRFAQMSVWDDGSLAVAYDVTTVGGLNQKNFADVIDWWTVMLGEASKFFKENPAPAK
- the moaB gene encoding molybdenum cofactor biosynthesis protein B, with the translated sequence MPIDESRPFLPVRIALLTVSDSRTAADDRSGDILADRIAAAGHVLADRHIERDERSAIVARLHAWIDDPQVDCIITTGGTGVTGRDVTPEALAQVQDKEIPGFGELFRWLSYQGIGTSTIQSRATACVARGTYIFALPGSTGAVKDAWDGILVSQLDNRFRPCNFVELMPRLTER
- a CDS encoding lytic transglycosylase domain-containing protein, yielding MIRATTLSSCAAAMAFAAIAASPANADTAVPVSAISSDLSSSPLRLNDADKGRYGAIYAALRDQKWMDAKAMIGALDAQDAFRPVALAELYLARNSPRVELFDLLDLIDKAPWLDKADQLSRLAQKRGATILPVLPQVQKMVWLGGAPRREYVAAVKTDALAQALVGQIQPFIKNDDPAGAEALLATGEAGLTPEGLTEVRQRVAWAYYIESDDANARRMAAKALEGRSGGDWAVQAYWTTGLAAWRQNDCRAAAPAFANVAALAGNSDMRAAGAYWSARAYMVCGEPERVENLLKTAARSEESFYGLLARETLAVPLGGAPSAPRFGAAEWQQLKDSPNVRAAIALSAIGETARADQILRYQAKIGGTGQYDALIRLAGALSLPETQLWLAHNGPVGKQPGSFARFPAPDWRPDGGWRVDPALIYAHALQESGFRRDVVSSAGARGLMQVLPSTGNLMGLSASDQLFVPSTNMEYGQRYLENLRDMGATGGLLPKVMAAYNAGPMPVERWNSEVKDNGDPLLFIESLPYYETRAYVNIVMRNYWMYQIQAKGSAESLAGMAQGLWPTFPGAKGTRLVRLTPRKPIASASIAASIAGGSD